A region from the Algoriphagus machipongonensis genome encodes:
- a CDS encoding thioredoxin family protein, whose product MKKLILLISFVLIGITVQAQEKIEWMKFEEAVAANQKDPKMLLVDVYTDWCGWCKKMDALTFKDPEVVSYINERFYAVKLNAEDTERTFDFMGKEYSEAKMAAVMRVQSYPNFVIIDETLKNITQLPGYREPDQFLEGLGLIVKKGFRGQ is encoded by the coding sequence ATGAAAAAACTAATTCTACTTATATCCTTCGTACTAATTGGTATTACTGTGCAAGCACAGGAAAAGATCGAATGGATGAAATTTGAAGAAGCTGTTGCAGCCAATCAGAAAGATCCTAAGATGCTTTTGGTAGATGTTTATACTGATTGGTGTGGATGGTGTAAAAAAATGGACGCTTTAACATTCAAAGACCCTGAAGTGGTCTCTTATATCAATGAGCGATTCTACGCAGTCAAACTGAATGCAGAAGACACCGAAAGAACATTCGATTTTATGGGAAAGGAATATTCTGAAGCCAAAATGGCTGCAGTGATGCGAGTTCAGTCCTACCCCAATTTTGTCATTATCGATGAAACTTTGAAGAATATCACTCAACTTCCAGGATACCGTGAACCGGATCAATTTTTAGAAGGTTTAGGCTTAATCGTAAAAAAAGGATTTAGAGGTCAATGA
- a CDS encoding outer membrane protein assembly factor BamD translates to MNQNTLPILRLLFSIALFSISSTLLAQIGPNLGQTDTWMKNAVAAIERNDYETANGIFRNLIDSGLPLPEEMPYYFAETLFNLGQYDNSANFLNKYLELSGFKGDHYQGAKELQKKLETPLQNIQVCQLCDRKGYRYKVCFTCDGKKEISQECSYCKAKGVVGCSRCAGTGMITKKNIFNIVEYFECDRCNGQGRLECPVCHGELKEVSACKTCNGSGRLASELLCDHQPREDHDHQ, encoded by the coding sequence GTGAACCAAAACACCCTTCCTATTCTACGTTTACTATTTTCTATTGCGCTATTTTCCATTTCCTCGACTTTACTGGCACAGATAGGTCCCAACCTAGGCCAAACGGATACCTGGATGAAAAATGCGGTTGCTGCGATCGAGCGAAATGACTACGAAACAGCAAATGGAATATTTAGAAACCTTATTGACTCAGGCCTTCCACTACCTGAAGAAATGCCCTATTATTTCGCTGAAACGCTCTTTAATTTGGGTCAGTATGACAACTCAGCCAATTTCCTGAATAAATATTTAGAGCTCTCTGGCTTTAAAGGTGACCATTATCAAGGGGCAAAGGAGTTGCAAAAAAAGCTGGAAACACCCCTTCAAAATATTCAGGTTTGCCAACTATGTGATCGAAAAGGCTATCGCTATAAGGTTTGTTTTACCTGCGATGGCAAAAAGGAGATTTCACAGGAATGCAGCTATTGCAAAGCTAAAGGCGTGGTCGGATGCAGTCGATGTGCAGGTACAGGGATGATCACCAAAAAGAACATCTTCAATATCGTGGAATATTTTGAATGCGACCGATGTAATGGTCAGGGAAGATTGGAATGCCCTGTTTGCCATGGAGAGCTTAAAGAAGTAAGTGCATGCAAAACCTGTAATGGATCAGGAAGACTTGCCTCAGAGCTTCTTTGCGATCATCAACCAAGAGAAGATCATGATCATCAATAG
- a CDS encoding metal-dependent transcriptional regulator: MSLTIAEENYLKAIYHLSDGGTKSVSTNDIAAEIKTKPASVSDMLRKLGDKAVIEYRKYYGVNITEEGKKIALGTIRKHRLWEVFLVDKLQFAWDEVHEVAEELEHIQSPLLIQRLDAYLNYPKFDPHGDPIPDEFGDVKARPRVALNEMEIGQSGQIVAVKDSSAAFLQYLDKVGAYIGARIKVMDKVEFDGSLEILVDQKKNLFMSKDVAANILIQQS; encoded by the coding sequence ATGAGTTTGACCATAGCAGAAGAGAATTATCTCAAGGCCATTTACCACCTCTCCGATGGCGGAACAAAAAGTGTTTCCACAAATGACATTGCAGCAGAGATCAAAACTAAGCCTGCCTCCGTGAGTGACATGTTGAGAAAATTGGGTGATAAAGCTGTAATCGAATACAGGAAATATTATGGAGTAAATATTACAGAGGAAGGAAAAAAAATAGCTTTAGGAACGATCCGGAAACACCGCCTTTGGGAAGTGTTTTTGGTGGACAAATTACAGTTCGCCTGGGATGAAGTTCATGAGGTAGCGGAGGAGTTGGAACACATCCAATCTCCCCTATTAATCCAACGTTTGGATGCCTATTTAAATTACCCAAAATTTGACCCACATGGTGACCCCATTCCTGATGAATTTGGGGATGTCAAGGCAAGGCCAAGAGTAGCATTAAACGAAATGGAAATTGGGCAGTCCGGACAGATCGTTGCAGTGAAAGATAGCTCCGCTGCTTTCCTTCAATATTTAGATAAAGTCGGGGCCTACATAGGTGCCAGAATCAAGGTCATGGACAAGGTGGAATTTGACGGATCTTTGGAGATTTTGGTAGACCAGAAAAAGAATCTCTTTATGTCAAAAGATGTGGCGGCAAACATTTTAATCCAACAATCTTAA
- the mnmE gene encoding tRNA uridine-5-carboxymethylaminomethyl(34) synthesis GTPase MnmE produces MSFSLAERNDTIIALATPQGVGAIAVIRLSGQDAIKLTNEVFFGKNLEKQDSHTIHFGTIRDGEKVIDEVLVSLFIAPKSFTKENVVEISTHGSSYIINQVIKLFLKKGVRPAKAGEFTQRAFLNGQFDLAQAEAVADLIHADSEASHSAALSQMRGGFSGEIQVLREKLIHFASMIELELDFGEEDVEFASRTELQELVERLLRVVEELILSFDLGNVIKNGVPTVIAGKPNAGKSTLLNALLNEEKAIVSDIAGTTRDLIEDEINIGGVIFRFIDTAGLRETTDTIEAIGVSRTQEKMKTASLILYLFDLGDTDLVEINRDVNKLENLGVPFLKIANKLDKANPELVSELKSKYPDTIFISAGNKENLEGLKVKILELVNLDKFKTGNTIVTNVRHYDSLIKTRDSLLDILRGIDDQITNDFVAMDIRRSLHYLGEITGEITTDDLLANIFSKFCIGK; encoded by the coding sequence ATGAGTTTTTCCCTTGCAGAAAGGAATGACACCATCATCGCCTTGGCAACACCCCAGGGAGTTGGTGCAATTGCTGTCATCAGATTATCAGGTCAAGACGCTATTAAGCTGACCAATGAGGTGTTTTTTGGGAAAAACCTGGAAAAACAAGATTCTCATACCATTCATTTTGGAACCATTCGTGACGGTGAAAAAGTCATAGATGAGGTTTTGGTTTCACTTTTTATTGCTCCAAAATCATTTACCAAGGAGAATGTGGTGGAAATTTCCACGCATGGCTCCTCTTATATCATCAATCAAGTCATCAAACTATTCCTTAAAAAGGGAGTACGACCGGCAAAAGCAGGGGAATTCACCCAGCGTGCCTTCTTAAATGGGCAATTTGATTTGGCTCAGGCCGAAGCGGTAGCGGATTTGATTCATGCAGATTCTGAAGCAAGTCATTCAGCAGCCTTAAGTCAAATGCGAGGCGGCTTTAGTGGAGAGATTCAGGTTTTGAGAGAGAAGCTTATTCACTTTGCTTCCATGATCGAATTGGAACTCGACTTCGGTGAAGAGGATGTGGAGTTTGCCAGCCGAACGGAATTGCAAGAATTGGTCGAAAGACTCTTACGGGTGGTAGAGGAATTGATTTTAAGCTTTGACTTGGGAAATGTGATCAAAAACGGCGTGCCTACGGTCATCGCCGGAAAACCCAATGCAGGCAAATCCACCCTACTCAACGCTCTTCTCAACGAAGAAAAAGCCATCGTTTCCGATATTGCGGGTACCACCCGTGACCTTATTGAAGATGAGATCAACATTGGCGGAGTGATCTTCCGATTCATCGATACGGCAGGTTTACGGGAAACTACCGATACCATCGAGGCTATTGGCGTCAGCAGAACTCAAGAAAAAATGAAGACCGCTTCTCTGATCCTTTATTTGTTTGATTTGGGAGATACTGATTTGGTGGAGATCAATCGAGATGTCAATAAACTGGAAAACCTGGGCGTTCCCTTTCTGAAAATTGCGAACAAGCTAGATAAAGCCAATCCTGAATTGGTTTCTGAACTGAAGTCAAAATACCCGGATACCATTTTTATTTCTGCGGGCAACAAAGAAAATCTAGAAGGATTAAAAGTAAAAATCCTGGAATTGGTCAATCTGGACAAGTTCAAAACCGGAAACACCATCGTCACCAATGTGCGTCATTACGATTCCCTGATCAAAACCAGAGATTCCCTTTTGGATATTTTAAGAGGAATAGATGATCAGATCACCAATGACTTTGTAGCCATGGATATCCGCCGCTCCCTACATTACCTAGGTGAGATCACAGGAGAGATTACTACCGATGATCTGCTGGCTAATATCTTTAGCAAGTTTTGTATCGGAAAGTAA
- a CDS encoding 2,3,4,5-tetrahydropyridine-2,6-dicarboxylate N-succinyltransferase translates to MELKTIIENAWDNRELLKEKETQIAIKTVIADLDSGQTRVAEPLPDGNWKVNDWVKKAVILYFPIQKMQTIEVGPFEFHDKMALKTNYAKQGVRVVPHAVARYGAFLANGVVMMPSYVNIGAYVDGGTMVDTWATVGSCAQIGKNVHLSGGVGIGGVLEPVQAAPVIIEDGAFVGSRAIIVEGVRICKEAVIGAGVTLTASSKIIDVTGSEPIEYKGIVPERSVVIPGSLSKEFAAGTYQVPCALIIGKRKASTDLKTSLNDALRENSVAV, encoded by the coding sequence ATGGAACTGAAGACCATCATAGAAAATGCTTGGGATAACCGAGAATTATTAAAGGAGAAAGAAACACAAATTGCGATTAAAACGGTTATTGCAGACCTTGATTCAGGTCAAACCAGAGTAGCTGAACCATTACCTGATGGAAATTGGAAAGTGAATGACTGGGTGAAGAAGGCAGTGATTCTATATTTCCCAATTCAAAAGATGCAGACCATTGAAGTAGGTCCATTTGAATTTCATGATAAGATGGCTCTGAAGACCAATTATGCTAAGCAGGGCGTAAGAGTGGTTCCGCATGCAGTAGCCCGATATGGGGCATTTTTAGCCAATGGAGTGGTCATGATGCCAAGTTATGTTAATATTGGCGCTTATGTGGACGGTGGCACGATGGTTGATACCTGGGCTACAGTCGGTTCATGTGCACAAATCGGCAAAAATGTTCATTTAAGTGGTGGAGTAGGTATTGGTGGAGTACTAGAGCCTGTTCAGGCTGCCCCTGTGATTATCGAAGATGGTGCATTTGTGGGTTCTAGAGCGATTATTGTCGAAGGCGTAAGAATCTGTAAAGAAGCAGTGATCGGTGCTGGAGTAACGCTTACAGCAAGCTCCAAGATTATTGATGTGACAGGATCTGAACCCATTGAATACAAAGGAATCGTACCAGAAAGATCTGTGGTGATCCCAGGATCCCTTTCCAAAGAATTTGCTGCTGGAACTTATCAAGTCCCTTGTGCTCTTATTATAGGAAAGAGAAAAGCCTCTACCGACCTTAAAACATCACTAAATGATGCGCTAAGAGAAAATAGTGTAGCAGTATAA
- a CDS encoding helicase HerA-like domain-containing protein translates to MSNTEAFKSQLIEGQTYKKDFIIMGTGVLEGEPIQNAQIKVPLKTMNRHGLIAGATGTGKTKTLQVIAEQLSLKGVPSVLMDLKGDLSGLAQPGELNDFIQNRSDVIGVDYNPMGLPVELMSISDEKGVKLKATVSEFGPVLISQILDLNDTQQGIIALIFRYCDTKHLPLVDLKDLKRVLQFITNEGKELIKKEYGQVSSSSVNTIMRKIIELEQQGAERFFGERSFDVQDFVRQEDGKGVISVIRLTDIQSTPKLFSTFMLSLLSEIYETFPEQGDSDQPKLCLFIDEAHLVFSTASKDLLEKIEAIVKLIRSKGVGVYFCTQTPTDVPESILGQLGLKVQHALRAFTAKDRRAIKKTAENYPISDFYDTAEVLTQMGIGEALVTALNEKGIPTPLAHTLIRAPISRMDILSKSEIDALVNQSVLVPKYNEDIDKESAFEMLEQKLQEVEKAQEKSTLPKPNIPKPRTRVKEEASLFEELSKNTMVRQLGRTIFRELTRGILGSFTGRRR, encoded by the coding sequence ATGAGTAACACTGAAGCATTCAAGAGTCAATTAATTGAGGGTCAGACCTATAAAAAGGATTTTATTATCATGGGAACTGGAGTTTTGGAAGGAGAACCTATTCAAAATGCCCAAATAAAAGTTCCTTTAAAAACTATGAATAGGCATGGCTTAATCGCAGGTGCTACAGGTACAGGGAAGACAAAAACACTTCAGGTAATTGCCGAACAGCTTTCTCTCAAAGGGGTTCCTTCCGTACTAATGGATTTAAAAGGTGACCTTTCTGGCTTGGCTCAACCCGGGGAACTCAATGACTTTATTCAAAATAGATCGGATGTTATCGGAGTGGATTATAACCCTATGGGACTTCCGGTAGAGCTTATGTCCATCTCGGATGAGAAAGGAGTGAAGTTAAAAGCCACTGTTTCCGAATTTGGTCCCGTTCTTATTTCTCAAATTCTTGATCTAAATGATACACAGCAAGGGATCATAGCCTTGATTTTTAGGTATTGCGATACAAAGCATTTGCCTTTGGTGGACCTAAAGGATTTAAAAAGAGTCCTTCAATTCATTACCAATGAAGGAAAAGAGCTGATTAAGAAGGAATATGGACAAGTTTCTTCCTCTTCGGTAAACACGATCATGAGAAAGATCATCGAACTTGAGCAACAAGGAGCAGAACGCTTTTTTGGTGAGAGATCTTTTGATGTTCAGGACTTTGTAAGACAAGAGGATGGAAAAGGTGTGATATCAGTGATTAGATTGACTGACATTCAAAGTACTCCTAAGTTATTTTCAACCTTTATGTTGAGTTTACTTTCGGAGATTTATGAGACCTTTCCTGAGCAAGGAGATTCCGATCAACCCAAGCTCTGTTTGTTTATTGATGAGGCCCATTTGGTGTTCTCTACCGCTTCAAAGGATTTACTGGAAAAGATCGAAGCTATCGTCAAATTAATCCGTTCCAAGGGCGTAGGAGTCTATTTTTGTACCCAAACACCCACGGATGTTCCTGAAAGTATTTTAGGTCAATTGGGCTTGAAGGTCCAGCATGCTTTAAGAGCCTTTACTGCAAAGGATCGAAGAGCAATTAAGAAAACAGCAGAAAATTACCCTATTTCTGATTTCTACGATACTGCTGAAGTTCTTACGCAGATGGGAATTGGAGAGGCTTTGGTAACTGCATTAAATGAAAAGGGGATTCCCACGCCTTTGGCACATACCTTAATTCGGGCTCCAATTAGTAGAATGGATATTCTATCAAAATCAGAAATAGATGCCCTGGTGAATCAATCTGTTTTGGTGCCAAAATACAATGAGGATATTGACAAGGAAAGTGCTTTTGAGATGCTGGAGCAAAAACTTCAGGAAGTAGAGAAAGCACAAGAAAAATCCACCTTACCAAAACCCAATATTCCTAAACCTAGAACCAGGGTTAAAGAAGAAGCATCTTTGTTTGAAGAGCTCAGTAAAAACACGATGGTCAGACAATTAGGGCGGACTATATTTAGGGAATTGACCAGAGGTATACTAGGTTCGTTTACTGGTAGAAGAAGATAG
- a CDS encoding glycosyltransferase has protein sequence MDQLPDSKIPVLIASSLKPLKDTRAWEKLCFSLRETNKYDLNIIGFSSKIEESQLGIKLFSSIRDFNSKKDRLFSQFRFLKTLLKVRPKLLICCTYEYLPIASFCKPILGYQLIYDVQENYVLNLDLNPNSAPGKKKLAKKIIEFCEHTSAIDHYIFAEKCYTQEMPDKAPFLILENKYAGKIRAVSALDYREKEQFKLLISGTLSPVFGTLEGIHFFKKLLENSPNSSLVIIGHCPIKSYQNKIAFEAGKVRQIELKISDKPIPHQEILEQIEAADFCLLPYQNQVAISSKMPTKLFESVSLGTPIISSKNTLWEEFISSYDAGFTTDFSKEENDPSVIFQKLQDQFFKHGVDEEVNWNSQKVAFQNLIAKLSKA, from the coding sequence ATGGATCAACTTCCAGATTCTAAAATTCCAGTTTTAATTGCTTCAAGCCTAAAACCCCTCAAAGATACAAGAGCCTGGGAGAAGCTTTGCTTTTCGCTGCGTGAAACAAATAAATACGACCTAAACATCATAGGATTTTCATCTAAAATCGAGGAAAGTCAATTGGGAATAAAGCTTTTTTCATCAATCCGGGATTTCAACTCTAAAAAAGACCGGCTATTTTCTCAGTTTAGATTTCTTAAAACCTTATTAAAAGTTCGGCCAAAGTTGTTGATCTGTTGTACCTATGAATACCTACCCATTGCTTCCTTTTGTAAACCTATCTTAGGCTATCAACTGATATATGATGTACAGGAAAATTATGTTTTAAACCTGGATTTGAATCCCAATTCAGCTCCCGGAAAAAAGAAATTAGCTAAAAAAATCATTGAATTTTGTGAGCATACATCAGCCATAGACCATTACATTTTTGCCGAGAAATGCTACACTCAGGAGATGCCTGACAAGGCTCCATTTTTGATTTTAGAAAATAAATATGCCGGTAAAATCAGAGCTGTTTCAGCACTGGATTATCGTGAAAAAGAGCAGTTCAAACTCCTGATTTCAGGGACACTTTCCCCTGTATTTGGAACGCTGGAAGGAATCCATTTTTTCAAAAAATTACTGGAAAATTCTCCTAATTCCAGCCTTGTAATCATTGGCCATTGCCCGATAAAATCTTATCAAAATAAGATCGCATTTGAAGCTGGAAAAGTGAGGCAAATCGAGCTAAAAATTTCGGATAAACCAATCCCACATCAGGAGATTTTAGAGCAAATAGAAGCAGCAGATTTCTGCCTTCTCCCATATCAAAATCAGGTGGCAATTTCCTCTAAAATGCCCACTAAATTATTTGAATCTGTATCCCTTGGAACTCCCATTATTTCCAGCAAAAACACGCTGTGGGAAGAGTTTATTTCAAGCTATGATGCTGGATTTACTACTGATTTTTCGAAGGAAGAAAATGACCCATCAGTGATCTTTCAAAAACTCCAGGATCAATTTTTTAAACATGGAGTGGATGAAGAAGTAAATTGGAACTCCCAAAAAGTTGCCTTTCAAAACCTGATTGCCAAGCTAAGCAAGGCTTAA
- a CDS encoding DUF4332 domain-containing protein produces MSKPITMIESIGPVMKEKLAAAGISSVEGLLEKGATKSGRKAIADASGIAEGKILDWVNMADLFRIDGVGSQFAELLKAAGVDTVKELRNRNPANLHAALVKTQEEKGLTRAVPAESQVEKYIAHAKSLDPVVTY; encoded by the coding sequence ATGTCAAAGCCAATTACAATGATCGAAAGTATCGGTCCGGTTATGAAAGAAAAATTAGCAGCTGCAGGAATTTCCTCCGTAGAGGGTTTGCTTGAAAAAGGTGCAACTAAGTCAGGTAGAAAGGCAATTGCAGATGCATCTGGAATTGCTGAAGGTAAAATATTGGATTGGGTAAATATGGCCGATCTTTTTAGAATTGATGGAGTAGGGAGTCAGTTTGCTGAATTGCTTAAAGCGGCAGGAGTTGATACCGTAAAAGAACTTAGAAACCGAAATCCTGCGAATTTACATGCGGCTTTGGTGAAAACTCAAGAGGAAAAAGGTTTAACAAGAGCAGTTCCTGCAGAAAGCCAGGTAGAGAAATACATTGCTCATGCTAAGTCATTAGACCCAGTAGTCACTTATTAA
- a CDS encoding BaiN/RdsA family NAD(P)/FAD-dependent oxidoreductase, which translates to MNIGVIGGGAAGFFAAIQASQQGNTVTIFEKSPKLLSKVKISGGGRCNVTHRPMEISKLVKNYPRGEKFLKKVFRHFKSEDTIQWFESRSVPLKIEQDGRMFPVSDNSQSIIDALLKEANKLGIQILKSNGIQSIQVKGSGFLLISDKGNFAMDKLIVAGGGHPKVEGYGFLKGLKHTIASPIPSLFTFNTPQEPILKLMGVSMPMAHVKIEGTKLNYQGPLLITHWGISGPAVLKLSAFGANWLYEQQYQAKAIINWNVNFNEISYLDHLKSYALNHPHRMVQKNTLFDIPGRLWEHLCEKSEIKSDQTYNHLGKKQINKLVQNLFCYILTMKGKTTFKEEFVTAGGIPLNEVNANTMESIYHPNLYFAGEILNVDGITGGFNFQAAWSTGYLAGVSSKQNSL; encoded by the coding sequence TTGAATATTGGAGTAATAGGTGGGGGAGCTGCAGGTTTTTTTGCTGCTATTCAGGCAAGCCAGCAAGGCAATACAGTTACTATATTTGAGAAGTCACCCAAGCTATTATCAAAAGTAAAAATATCCGGAGGCGGGAGATGTAATGTAACTCACCGTCCCATGGAAATTTCCAAATTGGTGAAAAATTACCCCCGAGGTGAAAAGTTTCTTAAGAAGGTTTTTCGACACTTTAAGAGCGAAGACACCATTCAATGGTTTGAATCTCGTTCAGTTCCCTTAAAGATTGAGCAGGACGGACGCATGTTTCCGGTGTCTGATAATTCACAGTCTATTATAGATGCACTTCTGAAGGAGGCCAATAAGTTGGGCATTCAAATTCTAAAAAGTAACGGCATTCAAAGTATCCAGGTCAAGGGAAGTGGTTTTCTATTAATTTCTGACAAAGGAAATTTTGCGATGGATAAACTAATCGTCGCTGGAGGAGGTCATCCTAAGGTTGAGGGATATGGATTTTTAAAAGGCTTAAAACATACCATAGCCTCACCCATTCCATCCTTATTCACTTTTAATACGCCTCAAGAACCTATTTTGAAACTGATGGGAGTGTCTATGCCTATGGCGCATGTCAAGATTGAGGGTACTAAATTAAATTATCAAGGACCTTTGTTGATTACACATTGGGGGATATCAGGGCCAGCAGTGTTGAAACTTTCAGCCTTCGGTGCGAATTGGCTATATGAACAGCAGTATCAGGCCAAGGCAATCATCAATTGGAATGTGAATTTCAATGAAATTAGCTATTTGGATCATCTAAAAAGTTATGCACTTAACCATCCGCATAGGATGGTTCAAAAAAACACCCTTTTTGACATTCCGGGGCGATTATGGGAGCATTTATGCGAAAAATCAGAGATAAAATCGGATCAGACGTACAATCATTTAGGTAAAAAGCAGATTAATAAATTGGTACAGAATCTTTTTTGCTATATTTTGACCATGAAAGGTAAAACAACCTTTAAAGAGGAATTTGTCACAGCTGGCGGAATTCCCCTTAACGAGGTCAATGCCAATACCATGGAAAGTATTTATCACCCGAACTTATACTTTGCTGGAGAAATCTTAAATGTTGATGGCATCACAGGAGGATTTAACTTCCAAGCTGCTTGGTCTACCGGATATCTTGCCGGTGTGTCATCCAAACAAAACAGCCTATGA
- a CDS encoding tyrosine-type recombinase/integrase: MTIKVALRQKVISKGRKSLYLDFYPAIPHPKTGEPTRREFLGLYVFEKVNNPIDKQHNADTLKIAASIRQKRENYLNKPEIYSQFEKDQLRAKELGEQSFIDYFKKLTNKKKGNTKHSWTSALNYIVTFTGGELKFADLNQKLLENFKDYLLTTKSFRSNKTPLAQNSASSYFNKIKAGIKQAFQDEILLTDLNSKISPIKTEETRREYLTIAELNNLVKTPCKDEVLKRAAIFSAMTGLRFSDIHKLQWNELEYIESQGYILNFKQKKTKSIEVHPISDQAYNLIGGGNKPQQIQQDTLVFVGLKYSAYKNDILKGWIESAGITKKITFHCFRHTYATLLAYGNTNPGTVQKMLGHKNIKTTMLYFHIVDQLKREASNVINLDIKS, from the coding sequence ATGACCATCAAAGTCGCTTTAAGACAAAAAGTAATTAGTAAGGGGCGCAAAAGCCTGTACCTTGATTTTTATCCAGCAATCCCCCACCCTAAAACAGGGGAACCTACAAGAAGAGAGTTTTTAGGGCTTTATGTGTTTGAGAAAGTAAATAACCCCATAGACAAACAACACAATGCCGACACATTGAAAATTGCTGCAAGCATAAGGCAAAAGCGTGAGAACTATTTAAACAAACCTGAGATATATAGTCAATTTGAAAAAGATCAACTCCGGGCAAAAGAATTAGGCGAACAATCCTTTATTGACTATTTCAAGAAACTAACTAATAAGAAAAAGGGGAATACTAAGCATAGCTGGACATCAGCACTCAATTACATTGTAACGTTTACTGGAGGTGAATTAAAGTTCGCAGACCTAAATCAAAAGCTATTAGAGAACTTTAAAGATTACTTACTTACCACTAAAAGCTTTAGAAGCAATAAAACACCCTTGGCACAAAATTCAGCTTCATCTTATTTCAACAAGATAAAAGCAGGTATAAAGCAAGCTTTCCAAGACGAAATACTCCTAACTGATCTAAATTCAAAAATCAGTCCCATCAAGACAGAAGAAACACGAAGGGAGTATTTAACAATTGCAGAATTAAACAATCTTGTCAAAACGCCATGTAAAGATGAAGTTCTAAAGCGTGCAGCCATATTTTCTGCCATGACAGGTTTGAGATTTTCAGATATTCATAAACTACAATGGAACGAGCTAGAATACATTGAATCCCAAGGTTACATCTTAAATTTCAAACAAAAGAAAACCAAAAGCATTGAAGTACATCCAATATCAGATCAAGCATATAATTTAATTGGTGGAGGAAACAAACCTCAGCAAATTCAGCAAGATACCCTTGTTTTTGTGGGGCTAAAATATTCTGCTTATAAAAATGACATATTGAAGGGGTGGATTGAATCAGCAGGAATCACGAAGAAAATAACTTTCCATTGCTTCAGACATACCTACGCTACTTTGCTTGCATACGGCAATACCAATCCCGGTACAGTCCAAAAGATGCTGGGCCATAAAAACATAAAAACCACTATGCTTTATTTCCACATAGTTGATCAATTAAAGCGAGAGGCTTCCAACGTAATCAATCTTGACATAAAATCTTGA
- a CDS encoding tetratricopeptide repeat protein produces the protein MRKLNQVLLMTVLTGMLWACSKPDQNPGDKYFSSGQYEEAISEYTASLKYSPNDVRNLYNRGRAYEENGDFENAKNDFVKALELDPNNFQVLLSLANLHHKEKNYTNALLYASRAEEISGAPAMASFIKARALHQMGKSEEALNSYANAIKRDKEFGQAYYNRGLLKVAMGNIGSSCEDFQLARSLEYPGSQEALDKYCK, from the coding sequence ATGAGAAAACTAAACCAAGTCCTGTTGATGACGGTATTAACTGGGATGTTATGGGCTTGTTCAAAACCGGATCAAAACCCCGGGGATAAGTATTTCAGTTCAGGACAATATGAAGAAGCCATATCAGAGTATACGGCATCTCTAAAGTACTCTCCAAACGATGTGAGGAACCTTTATAATAGAGGAAGAGCCTATGAAGAGAATGGAGATTTTGAAAATGCCAAAAATGATTTCGTAAAAGCGCTGGAGTTGGATCCGAATAATTTTCAGGTGCTTTTAAGCCTGGCAAATTTACACCACAAGGAAAAGAATTATACCAATGCCTTGTTGTATGCCAGCAGAGCAGAAGAGATCTCTGGAGCTCCGGCAATGGCCTCTTTTATCAAGGCAAGAGCCCTACACCAAATGGGTAAGTCTGAAGAAGCCTTGAATTCCTATGCTAATGCCATTAAGAGAGATAAGGAATTTGGTCAAGCTTATTACAACAGAGGTTTATTGAAAGTCGCTATGGGTAATATTGGAAGTTCCTGCGAGGATTTTCAGTTGGCCAGATCTCTGGAATATCCAGGATCACAAGAGGCATTGGATAAGTATTGTAAATAA
- a CDS encoding helix-turn-helix domain-containing protein, translating to MSSNIRLQAICNFCGNEFTAKTTVTKYCGDICAKRAYKVRKRNEKISNQIEKTKKIIIRPIEELNAKDILTVKDAAQLLNCSIRTIYRLIDSGRIKGVNLSERMTRIKRSEIDKLLM from the coding sequence ATGAGCTCTAATATTCGGCTTCAGGCCATTTGTAATTTTTGTGGAAATGAATTTACAGCCAAAACTACAGTCACAAAGTACTGCGGTGATATCTGTGCAAAGCGTGCTTACAAGGTTCGGAAACGAAATGAGAAAATATCTAACCAGATTGAAAAAACTAAAAAAATCATCATAAGGCCAATTGAAGAGCTAAATGCTAAAGACATTCTTACTGTCAAAGATGCTGCCCAATTGCTGAACTGCTCAATTAGAACTATTTACAGGCTAATTGACTCAGGTCGGATTAAAGGAGTAAATCTGTCGGAAAGAATGACAAGGATAAAAAGATCAGAGATAGATAAATTATTAATGTAA